ATTCAAAACAAGTAAGCCAGCTTTGTTTGACTTTGATATTGCCACCCCTCGATATGCATGCCTACCTTTTCAAACTCCAAAACAAACTTGCCTATAAAACGGCATAACCATCTCCACGTTCCCTCAAACATTAGCCTCTTCTCATCACCAGAGAAAGAGTAACACTCTCAACAAACATACAACATGGAGCATTTCTATCTCTCCCTTCTCCTCCTCTTTGTTTCCTTCGTCACCCTCtccctcttttcccttttctacaAGCACAGATCCAACTTTACTGGCCCAAACCTCCCACCGGGCAAGACCGGTTACCCCATGATCGGTGAGAGCCTCGAGTTCTTGTCCTCCGGATGGAAAGGTCATCCGGAAAAGTTCATATTCGACCGCATGGCCAAGTTCTCGTCCGAAGTTTTCAAGACCTCTCTTCTTGGGCAGCCGGCGGCGGTCTTCTGTGGCCCAACATGCAACAAGTTTTTGTTCTCCAACGAGAACAAGCTTGTCACTGCTTGGTGGCCTGAATCGGTTAACAAAGTCTTCCCTAGCTCCACCCAAAGCAGCTCTAACGAAGAGTCCAAGAAGATGAGAAAGATGCTCCCCAATTTCCTCAAGCCCGAAGCTTTGCAAAGGTACATCGGTATCATGGACAACATAGCTGAAAGACACTTCGCTTCTGGTTGGGATAACCAAAAGGAAGTCACTGTTTTCCCTCTTGCCAAAAGGTACGCACGTACCCAATATTGCttatatattcaaattttggTGCATAAATTCATGTTATAGAATGGTGTACGTAAGAGTTATTTTGATCTGTTTGAACGTACATGCAGGTATACTTTCTGGTTGGCTTGCCGCTTGTTTATCAGTGTTGAGGACCCAAACCATATAGCAACATTTGCAGATCCATTCCAGGCTTTGGCCTCTGGAATCATCTCAATCCCGATTGACTTGCCTGGAACACCATTTAACCGTGCAATCAAGGCCTCAAACTTCATTAGGAAGGAGCTCGTGAAGATCATTAAGCAGAGAAAGATTGACTTGGCTGAGGGAAAAGCAACCCCTACCCAAGACATATTGTCCCACATGCTCT
This is a stretch of genomic DNA from Carya illinoinensis cultivar Pawnee chromosome 15, C.illinoinensisPawnee_v1, whole genome shotgun sequence. It encodes these proteins:
- the LOC122297779 gene encoding beta-amyrin 28-monooxygenase-like, yielding MEHFYLSLLLLFVSFVTLSLFSLFYKHRSNFTGPNLPPGKTGYPMIGESLEFLSSGWKGHPEKFIFDRMAKFSSEVFKTSLLGQPAAVFCGPTCNKFLFSNENKLVTAWWPESVNKVFPSSTQSSSNEESKKMRKMLPNFLKPEALQRYIGIMDNIAERHFASGWDNQKEVTVFPLAKRYTFWLACRLFISVEDPNHIATFADPFQALASGIISIPIDLPGTPFNRAIKASNFIRKELVKIIKQRKIDLAEGKATPTQDILSHMLLTCDENGQYMAELDIADKILGLLIGGHDTASAACTFIVKYLAEIPEVYEGVYNEQMEIAKSKAAGELLNWDDIQKMRYSWNVACEVMRLAPPLQGGFREALTDFAFNGFSIPKGWKLYWSANSTHKNPDYFPEPQKFDPSRFEGRGPAPYTYVPFGGGPRMCPGKEYARLEILVFMHHLVKRFKWDKLIPDEKIVVDPMPIPAKGLPVRLFPHKA